The DNA window CTCGGAGCCGACCGCTTCAGTCTTGCGAGAGAAGCTGACCCTCACCGGGCCGCCGAACCCTCAGATAACCACCCGAGGACCCGGAAACAAGAGCGAAGTTCACTGCCGCTCGGCAGCGCCACCGCCCTCGTCGTTGGCCGCTATCTAGTCCCCCACCCCGCCGCCTGTCAACACGGCTCTTCGAAAAAGTTTCGGGCCACGGGTAATGCGAACCCGGAAACGCGCGGGAATGCTGGAATCTTGCGGTTTATCCACAGCTTGGGGAAAACACGCTCACGGTCTCTCGCCCCGCGCCAGCTTCTCTTCGAAGAGGTCGAGCACGGGGACCAGGTCCTCGACGCTGTCGATGATCACATGCGCGCCGGACCGGTCGAGCTCCGCCCGCGCCCGGGCGAGCCGACGCTCGTACTCCGCCTCTGGCAGCGCCTCGACCTCCTCGCGGGACAGCCCCATGGCGTTGCCTGACAGCGCCACGCCGACCGTCCAGCAGCCCGCCGCCAGGCCCTCCGCGATGCCCGGTTCCGTGTCGTCGACCTTCACCACCGCGGAGGGCGGGTAGACGCCGAGATCCGCGAAGGTCCGGTACATCATCAGCGGAGTCGGCCGCCCGGCCGGCAGGTCTCCGGCGCACACCAGGTTGTCCGGCGCGTAGCCCGCCGCCGCCGCGACCGGAACAAGCCGTTCCATGATCTCGCGCGTGTAGCCCGTCGTCGACCCGATCTTCAGGCCGCGCGCCCGGCAGGCCGCCACCGTCTCGAGCGCCCCGGGGATCAGGTCGGCGTAGTCGGTCACCACCCGGGCGTTGAGCGGCACGAACACCGCGTGGATCCGGTCGACGTCCTCCCTGGTCGGCATCCCGCCCCGTGCGGCCTGCCAGCGCGCGGCGATCGAGGGATCCCGGAGCAGCGCGTCGATATGGTCCCACTTCGGCAGGCCCATCGGCCGCCGCGCCTCCGCGATGGTGATCTCCACCCCGAAGGAGGCGAAGACCTGCACGAAGGCGCCCATCGGCGCGCGCGACCCGTAGTCCACGATCGTCCCCGCCCAGTCGAAGACGACCGCCTTGAGGTGCCTCATCCGAACATCTCCCCGATCACTTCCTCGGCGATCGCGAAGGCGGTCGACGCCCCCGTCCCGCTCGTCACCATCGCGATCCGGACCCGCTCAGCCGGCCGGTCGACGAACATCAGCCGGTCCGGCGCCGAAGGATAGATGCCGGTCCAGCGCTCCACCACCCGGGCCCCCGGCACGTCGAGAACCGCCTCGAACTCGTCGAGGATGATCCGGTCGACGGATTCCGGCGCGAAGGGGTCGGGTGTCGGCCCGTAGTGGTGGCTGTCG is part of the Prosthecomicrobium sp. N25 genome and encodes:
- the phnX gene encoding phosphonoacetaldehyde hydrolase, with product MRHLKAVVFDWAGTIVDYGSRAPMGAFVQVFASFGVEITIAEARRPMGLPKWDHIDALLRDPSIAARWQAARGGMPTREDVDRIHAVFVPLNARVVTDYADLIPGALETVAACRARGLKIGSTTGYTREIMERLVPVAAAAGYAPDNLVCAGDLPAGRPTPLMMYRTFADLGVYPPSAVVKVDDTEPGIAEGLAAGCWTVGVALSGNAMGLSREEVEALPEAEYERRLARARAELDRSGAHVIIDSVEDLVPVLDLFEEKLARGERP